The following nucleotide sequence is from Streptomyces bathyalis.
ACCGCCGTTCTGCGGCACCCAGCGCGCCTGCTCCGGACGGATCGGCTCCGTCTCCAGTCCCGCGGGCTCGGGGGCGGCGTAGGCGTAGAAGGCGGGTTCCGGGAAGGAGTCGTCGCCGAACCAGAAGCCGACGCTGATCACCTCGCGTGAGTACGCCTCGCGGGTCACCGCGTCCGTCTGCGGCGGCTGTTCCACGTGCCGGCCGGAGAAGCGCGTATGGGCGATGTCGAAGGTGTGCCAGAAGTGGTGCACGGGGCTGCTCTTGCCGGAGAAGCGTGCGGCGAACTCCTCGAGCACCAGTGCCACCTGGCTGAGGATCTGCCAATAGCGGTTGGCGTGCTCCGGGTTGTACGTGGCGTGCTCGGTGTCCCGTGAGAACGGCCTTGCGGAGTCGGGCAGATCGAAGGGCTCGGGGTGGGGGATCTCGGCGTGTATGCCGAGGTCCGTGAGCGCCTCCAGCGTCATCCGGCGGAAGGAGGCCACGGACTGGCCGAGCAAGGGGAAGGAGATCTCCGTGCCGTCGAGCGCCGCGACGACGAGCTGATGATCGACGAAGTCGAAGTCGATCGTGAAGACGGGGTTGCCGTCGGCCTGGCCCATCGGGCGCGTGGTGATGCCGCGGCCGGTGATGTGGAACGGCACGTTCCACCAGTGGTTCCGGCGGCTGCTCGAGGTGAGCCGGATCTTGCCGACGAGCTGCTCGAAGCGGTGCAGGGTCTCCTTGGTGTCCCGCCACTCGGTGAGAGGCAGGGGCGGGAAGAGCTCCATGGC
It contains:
- a CDS encoding DUF5996 family protein, which translates into the protein MELFPPLPLTEWRDTKETLHRFEQLVGKIRLTSSSRRNHWWNVPFHITGRGITTRPMGQADGNPVFTIDFDFVDHQLVVAALDGTEISFPLLGQSVASFRRMTLEALTDLGIHAEIPHPEPFDLPDSARPFSRDTEHATYNPEHANRYWQILSQVALVLEEFAARFSGKSSPVHHFWHTFDIAHTRFSGRHVEQPPQTDAVTREAYSREVISVGFWFGDDSFPEPAFYAYAAPEPAGLETEPIRPEQARWVPQNGGHLALLRYDDARAFADPRSTVLDFYESAYRAAASRAEWDMEAFTSPHGVTDQQLVGHHR